CCGCGCCGCACAATCTGCTCAATCTCCGGTGTGTGCCGGTGTCGTCCTACGTTGTAAGCCGATACGCTTTCGTTGCACTCCGGAAAGTGCGTCGTCAGCTTGGGAACCCGGCCGGCTCCGGAAACGCCGCTTTTGCTGTCGACAATAATGTCGCTGGTCTCGATCAGCCCGGCCTTCACCAGCGGCGCCAGCGGCAAAATGGCAGATGTCGGATAACACCCCGGGTTCGCCACCAATTGAGCCTTAACAATTTCCTCCCGAAATAACTCAGGCAACCCGTACACCACTTTGCCCAACCGGCCCGCGTCGGGATGTTTTTCGCCGTACCATTGCTCAAACGTCGCATTGTCGTCCAACCGATAATCGGCGCTGAAGTCGATCACTTTCACTTTGCCCTCCAGCAACTGCGGAACCAGTGAGGCTGTCACGCCGTGCGGCAGACAACTGAACACGCAATCGGCCCGGGCCGTGACCGCCGCCGGACTCCGTTCTTCCAGCTTCAAATCTAACCGGCCCCACAGCGACGGATGCACCGCCCCAATGTGCGGACTTCCCTCCTGCCGGCTGGTGAGCGTGGTGATTTCCACCTCCGGATGGCGCAGCAGCAGCTTGATCAGCTCCAAAGCTGTGTAACCCGTTGCACCCAAAATTGCGACGCGAACCATGATGAGTGAAAAATTGCGAGCTTGAAAAAACGGTAAAAAAGGTGAAAAACGGACGAAAACGGATCAGAAAACGGATGGAAACGGTGACATGGGCGGTGTATTGGGTTTGGCGCGACGGCAGTAGAATTCTTGTGATCGTTTGTTCACTTACGGCGCATTATGGCAGAAATGGCGGCTCAATTTCAAGAGTTTTTTGTAAGAGGTATGACCCGGTGCGGCGGTTCGCGCGTCAGCCCGAATCGTCAAAGTATAACCACGCCCGATGGCACGCCAAGGGGAATTGCAATATTGCAGAGAGCGCATTGCCCCGGGTCATTGACCCGGGGCTAAATAAGGTTGGTGGCTTTAATTAGCCGGTTCGCGATTAATTGAAAAAGCTTGCGTGCTACATCTTCCTTTGCTCCTGAAACCGTGGCGACGATTTCGCCGGAGCGGTCCAAAACCTCGACCGAGTTTTCCAGCGCGCTAATTGCTTGCGGGCCGTTGAGAACCATCAAATCGCAACTTTTTTTCTGCATTTTTGTAATCGCCCGAAACCGCTGATCTTCCGTTTCCAGTGCGAAGCCCACGACCCATTGCCGGGGCCGTTTACTGACGGCCAGCGTTGCCACGATGTCGGGCGTTTCCACCAAATGCAGCACCAGCGGCTCCCCCGTCTTTTTGATTTTGTGCTCCTCGACTTTCACCGGCCGATAATCGCTGGGAGCCGCCACGCCGATCAGCCCATCGCATTGGGGAAATACTTTTTGACAGGTGGCCAGCATCTCTTCGGTCGAAACGACCGGCAAGACTTCACACTGTGGCGGATAAGAAACTTCGACCGGACCGGAAACAATCATCACTTCATGCCCTGCGTCCACGGCTGCTTGGGCCAGCGCCTGCCCCATCCGTCCGCTAGATGCATTCGTGAGATAACGGACCGGATCCAAGTGCTGCCGCGTCGGACCGGAAGTAATCAGAATGCGCGCCATCGGTTTTTATAAAGCCATTTGCTTTAATCAAGCCGCGACTGTCGGTCGCGCTGCACCATCGATAGATGTAAAAACGTTTTGGCACTTCGGCGCGACCAACGGTCGCGGCTTTGTGTTTATTTTGCAGCGGTTTTTTTCAACGCTGCTTCGATCGCCCCTCGAATTCTTTCCGGCGCGGCCATCCGGCCCACGCCTTGGTCGCGGCAACTCAGCCAGCCCTCTTCCGGATCGACAATGGTCACCCCATCGGCCAGCAATTGTGCTACGCCGCGCTGTACCGCCGGTTTCGTCCACATTTCCGCATTCATGGCCGGCGCGACAATGACCGGACCCTTGAACGCCAAATACAGCGTGCTCAGCAAATCATCGGCCAAGCCCACCGCGGCTTTCGCCAGAAAATTCGCGGTGCCCGGCGCTACGCACATCACTTCGGCGCGGCGGGCCAATTCGATATGCGCCCCCAATGGATAATCAGGGTCGCCAAACATACCGCGCGGTACCGGCCGGCCCGTGAGCGCTTCGAAAGTGGCAGGACCGATAAATGCCTGGGCCGCTTCGGTCAGCACCACCGTGACCCCCGCCCCGGCCTGCACCAACTGGCTGACCAAGGCTGCCGTTTTGTAGGCCGCAATTCCACCCGTCACGCCGATCAGCAATTCACGGCCTTGCATGAGATCGCCTGATTGAACCGCAGAGGCGCGGAGACGCAGAGCTGACAAAGCCACTAGCGACTCACGCGGAGAAATTTAAACAACCCTTTTGAATTGCCAAGCAAATTTGCGATTCGTCTTTCAATATTATACACTTGACGATTCACTCTGCGTCTCAGCGTCTCTGCGGTGAAAAATGACCGCCGCAAAAAACTACAAATCGGCCAGATCCAGCTCCGGCGGCCCGCCGGCGCCTTCTGCTTCCTCGCCGGTAACGCGCAGCTTGCTTTCGGCGTCCAAATAGATTTTGTCTTCCATGATTTCGCGGACCACAATTTCCAATTTATTTTCGGTCTGCAAATCGACCAGCGGACGGCTGCCCCCGTTCAACGCCACCAGCCGTTTTTGGATGAGCGTGGAAAGTTTGAATCGTCCCCCCACTTTGTTCACAATTTTCTCTTCCTTCAGTTCTTCAAGCATTCGTTCGATCCTCCGAGTGACCCAAAATATTCAAAATCTCTTCCACCGCTCGCTCGACGGTTTGGTTCGTAACCTGGTAGCGATACATGTCGGCCGAGGCCAGTTCACGCCGGGCCACGGCCAGGCGTAGTTCAATCGCGGCGGCGGATTCTGTCCCGCGGTTTCTCAACCGCCGCTCCAACTCTTCCAGCGTTTCCGGACGCACAAATATCGTGACCGCATCCGGGTACATCCGGACAATGGTTTGCGTGCCTTGCACGTCTATTTCTAAGACTACCCACTTTCCCGCCGCAAGTCGAGGGGCAACTTCATCTTTCAGCGTGCCGTACCAATCGCCGCTACCAAACACTTCGGCACATTCCAGGAACTCCCCCTGCCGCCGCCGGCGCTCAAACTCCTGTTTCGTTAAA
The sequence above is drawn from the Pirellulales bacterium genome and encodes:
- the argC gene encoding N-acetyl-gamma-glutamyl-phosphate reductase, with the protein product MVRVAILGATGYTALELIKLLLRHPEVEITTLTSRQEGSPHIGAVHPSLWGRLDLKLEERSPAAVTARADCVFSCLPHGVTASLVPQLLEGKVKVIDFSADYRLDDNATFEQWYGEKHPDAGRLGKVVYGLPELFREEIVKAQLVANPGCYPTSAILPLAPLVKAGLIETSDIIVDSKSGVSGAGRVPKLTTHFPECNESVSAYNVGRHRHTPEIEQIVRRGAGKEIQIVFTPHLIPMDRGILTTTYSKPVGNVTEPQLLSALREFYADEPFVRVVEHLPGTKDTTDTNFCDMTVRLVQGRVVTISCLDNMIKGASGAAVQNLNLLFGFPETTALL
- a CDS encoding phosphopantothenoylcysteine decarboxylase, translating into MARILITSGPTRQHLDPVRYLTNASSGRMGQALAQAAVDAGHEVMIVSGPVEVSYPPQCEVLPVVSTEEMLATCQKVFPQCDGLIGVAAPSDYRPVKVEEHKIKKTGEPLVLHLVETPDIVATLAVSKRPRQWVVGFALETEDQRFRAITKMQKKSCDLMVLNGPQAISALENSVEVLDRSGEIVATVSGAKEDVARKLFQLIANRLIKATNLI
- a CDS encoding flavoprotein, whose protein sequence is MQGRELLIGVTGGIAAYKTAALVSQLVQAGAGVTVVLTEAAQAFIGPATFEALTGRPVPRGMFGDPDYPLGAHIELARRAEVMCVAPGTANFLAKAAVGLADDLLSTLYLAFKGPVIVAPAMNAEMWTKPAVQRGVAQLLADGVTIVDPEEGWLSCRDQGVGRMAAPERIRGAIEAALKKTAAK
- a CDS encoding DNA-directed RNA polymerase subunit omega, with translation MLEELKEEKIVNKVGGRFKLSTLIQKRLVALNGGSRPLVDLQTENKLEIVVREIMEDKIYLDAESKLRVTGEEAEGAGGPPELDLADL
- the gmk gene encoding guanylate kinase — its product is MSPTTSTGRVIVISGPSGAGKTTLLRQLLARCDRLVPSVSATTRTPRQGEVDGRDYHFLTKQEFERRRRQGEFLECAEVFGSGDWYGTLKDEVAPRLAAGKWVVLEIDVQGTQTIVRMYPDAVTIFVRPETLEELERRLRNRGTESAAAIELRLAVARRELASADMYRYQVTNQTVERAVEEILNILGHSEDRTNA